The Melanotaenia boesemani isolate fMelBoe1 chromosome 8, fMelBoe1.pri, whole genome shotgun sequence DNA window gtGACAAAACATTAAATCCTAATCTCTTGAAAACTTGCACACTAACACCTAATAAAATGGCTGTTGAGTGTTTTTCGTGGGGACTGTTCCAGAAACCTGtttcatgtgtgaaataaaCTCAAATCCTGGTCAAAATTACTCCAAAGTTCCTTACAGTAGCACTGGGAGCCGAGGTAATACACTACCAAGAGTAACTATGCCACTGAAAACAGAATCTCTGAGGTTCTTAGAACCAGAAAAAACCtgaatttaaaagcagaaaggATGACCAGGCTTTGATGTCTTTAACACCAaactgaagctgaaatgaaggtGTTTTTTATTGGCTAATTTAAATAACTATTTCTTATATAGATTTTATAACCAcagattatttgttttactgtgGCAGAGTGAAAAATCAGACACCAGAAACCAGAATTTACAACTTCCAGATGGGGAAAAAGTTAAAGAATGTCATTAAGAAGTCAGATTTCTGAGCCAGGATATAAAACATTGGACAGTGTCATTGTGagataaatttcttttttattttatagcaaaacaaaaagaacaaacaaaagttcCTGAATTCCTTCATTTCAAAGTCATATTTCCTCTTTATTTGGCATCTTCCACCGACACATGTAAATGTTGCAAATTCCACATTAGAAGAAATATTCTCATCTGTATCACCCCAGACTCAAGCCCTGACCCGAGGTTTTTAATGGTGGATGACAGGAGATGGAGGTCTGACACCAAGGGCTCCAACAGCAGCGTGGAGCCCAGCATGTCTTCCTTCACCAACGGGACACACAGCTCCCTCAACAgcgaggtggaggaggaggaactggCCTGCTCTTTAGAGTCCAGTGTACAGTATAACCCATACATGCTCTTCAACGGACACTTCAGTGGTAAGATTTGATGGTACAATTGATTGTGtgttaaaaagaaagaggaataTGGATGCAGGATCCAGAATGTAGACCCAGTTTTCTACATTGatcacatgtttgtgtgttttgcttgACATAGATCACAGTGATGCTGCACCTGATAGCATCCATCGATCCGCAGACTCTGATAATGAGGAATTCTGCGACTCCATGGAGCATCTAGCGATGGAGGTGGTGCAATGTCCCATTTCCAAAGTCTAAAAGAAATGAttctttattttaagcttgtttCTCTAAATTCAAACTCTCTTTTCCCTGCGAAGCGGCTCTCTACATCAAAAAGCCTCCTGTCTCCAGGATCGGGAGCCGCCTCAGTGAGGCCCAATGATCTTTGGTTTGAGAGCAGCACTACGCTCAAAGAGGCAGAGGATGAAGGACTCACAGGAGATTTCTGTCATCAAGATGTGGTCAGTCCAAACAAACTAAACAGCTCCTTATCAAGAAGAGGACGAGGTGAGcttcttatttatattttcagtcTCCAACATACAGTTCTAGTTCTCTCTTCTTTAGGAACTGAATTCTTTGTTTTCCTTGAAGgttgcatgtttaaatataaatctgtGGCTTTCGTTCCAGGTTCCCCGTCACCACAGTCCACCTGCAGCTCTCCCCGGTGTGTGGATGCTGCCGGTGGTGGTTTCACACAGAGCAGACATCCTGTCAAGGGAAACGTCAGCGAGCAAATAGCAGCGGCTCTGCTGAGGCTGCAGGGCGACATGGCCGATGTGCTGCACCGGCTGCACACGCTGGAGGAGCTGAGCAAGTCACAGGTGAAAGACCAGGGTCATTACAGACATTATTTAGGCTAGTATGATCAAAAAACATTGTGATTTTCCTGAATCTGATattagatttatttactttttcctgTGTTTCCAAAAATGCACCACTATTAGTTAAAGTCTATATTATGAAAATTTTTAATCGataattttctgtattttcttgtctttctagTCACGATCATCTTCACCAAGGCAGGAAGGCTTGTTACCAGTGGCACGAAAGGTCCTGATCAGACAAATTATCACCACTTATTAGATTTTACCTGTTTACCTCTCAcccttttctttattattttacatgattttattattgccattttgttgttgttaggaGTAGTAGTAATATTACTGTACTGTACAAAACTAATTTTGTTCTgtcttttaacaaaaacaggaaataatcaCAGAgatttgtaaaatgaaaaacacaaaaggcaaaaacagaTACAATGAAGTTATGGGGGAAAGTAGTGGAAGTTAGACTTAGGACAAAAGTGAGCATTTCTGAGTAGCAGTATGGTTTCATGCCAAGAAAGAGTACTACAGATACAACATTTGCTTTGAGGTTGTTGATAAAGAAGTATAGAGAAGTCAGAGGGAGCTGCATTGTGTCTTTGTGGATTTAGAGCAAACATGTGACAGGGTGCCGAGAGAAGAACTGTATGATAAAGTCTGTAGTAGCAGAGAAGTATGTTAGAGTGGTACAGGACATGTATGAGAGCTGTAAGACAGTGATGAAGTGCGCTGTAGGTATGGCGAAGGAGTTCCGGGTGGAGGTGGGACTGCATCAAAGGTCAGCTCTGAGCCCCTTTCTGTTCGCTATGGTGATGGACAGACTGGCAGACGAGGTTAGACAGGAATCTCCATGGACTATGATGTTTGTAGATGAGATTGTGATCTGTTGTGAGAGCagggagcaggtggaggaaaagCTGGAGAGGTGGAGGTTTGCCCTGGAAAGGAGAGAAATGAAGGTTAGCCGAAGCAAGACAGAATACATGTGTGCGAATGAGAGGGAACCAAGTGGAACAGTGAAGTTACAGAGAGTAGAGATAAAATAAAGGTGGAGGATTTGAAGTAGGATCAACAGTTCAGAGCAATGGAGAGTgtggaaaagaggagaagaagtgAGTACAAGCAGGTTGGAACGGGTGGAGGAAAGTGTCATCTTTGATGTGCGATAAAAGAGTATCAGctaaaatgaaaggaaaggtGTACAAGACTGTATGTTGTGTGGTTTAGAAACAGTGGCACTAAAGAGAAGACAGGAGGCAGAGCTGGAGGTTGCaaagtaaaatgcaaataaaatgttgaGGTTCTCTTTAGGAGTGATGAGGATGGATAGGATCAGGAATGAGTGTATCAGAGGGACAGCACATATAACAGATGGAGATAAAGCCAGAGAGACCAGACTGAGATGGTTTGGACATGTACTGAGGAGGGATAGTGAATGTATCAGTAGAAGGACTCCGAGGTTGGAACTGCCAGGCAGGAGGCCTGGAGTAAGACCAAAGATGAGATTTATGGATGTTGTGAGGGAGAACATGAAGGTAGAAGAGGATGCATTGGGGTTAAATGGAAGCAGATGATTTGCTGCTGTGACCCCTAAAGGCCaaatctgaaaggaaaaataaagaaggaGAAAATGCATAAACAGAGTTTGTAtaattctaataataataataataataataatattaaagccgcaagcggcatccatcgggtccgagcgtcctggaccccggcACCAGTCTCATACAACTTTTCCTATCATGTTAGGGAACCTGCTAACATAGTaagtaacatggtaaaacatccagctgagaaagtgaaaagttgatctacctagttagcattttttccttttatgctaatatgctagctaacatgctatgttgctatggcaacaggtaTTGTAATGCGTTAAAGAtacaacaagtatgaatcctgtcaactttggtgcagttccaatgtattcctatggagatatgagcaaaccgtgtttcatggcgagaaggcttttttccatggttgccatggcaacaggctttctcctattagagagatttgaatagcgtttgttccccaacttgtcaggaagcttcccaccaagtttggagtcagtcgcacgaatcccctcagactagtttgttcaaatacgatgcGTATAAGGTGGAACAAATGACAGTGAAAGCCAAGATGGCTGGCaccccgtttccatggcaacaggtgtttgattgacttctttgctggacttggggtgttacacgtatgaatactgtgaactttggtgcagttcccatgtattcctatggagatatgagcaaaccgtgtttcatggcgagaaggcatttttccattggttgccacggttacacgctttttcctattagaaagatttgaggagcgtttggtccccaacttgtcaggaagcttcccaccaagtttggagtcagtcgcacgtcagactagttcgttcaaatacgaatcgtgtaaagtgcaaaaaatggaaaaaaagttgCCGTaaacgccaagatggcgggcgccctgttgccatggcaacagatgttcaattgacttttttgcccgactcagggtgttacacgtgtgtgccgagtttcatcttcctacgtcgaagtatttttggggtgtctaggtggcgctgttgagccacttttgtattgaagtgtatgcggaccttagaatatcgaaattttcaccaggcttgacgtgtgtgccaagtttcacaacttttcatgggtgtttagagGGTCAAATTTGGcatcgaaatgcttaggagtataataataaacatttggaaaacaatagggtccttccatactttgtatggctggGACCCTAATAATGTTTGGTTTGAccagctttattcttcaacacagtctgaaTCCTCTCTGAGaagctttcttgtcatttttttaagttctcTGTGATGGACTTTACGAAGATCTTTGGATGTTTTTGCCTCTTCTTCTGCTCCCTCTCAAGATGTTCCCA harbors:
- the LOC121644295 gene encoding acyl-CoA-binding domain-containing protein 5A-like isoform X7, producing MSSLSGLGMAQEEHEHSLEEKFAAAVKVIRSLPEEGPFQPSDDLMLMFYSYYKQATVGPCNVPRPMGFWDNRGKIEWDAWSSLGNMTKEEAMTNYIEDIQLILETIPISDDVSELVQKLGNFYTEVDGEEEEGNEVDKRPFTRPFVGQEDSSPDPRFLMVDDRRWRSDTKGSNSSVEPSMSSFTNGTHSSLNSEVEEEELACSLESSVQYNPYMLFNGHFSDHSDAAPDSIHRSADSDNEEFCDSMEHLAMERLSTSKSLLSPGSGAASVRPNDLWFESSTTLKEAEDEGLTGDFCHQDVVSPNKLNSSLSRRGRGSPSPQSTCSSPRCVDAAGGGFTQSRHPVKGNVSEQIAAALLRLQGDMADVLHRLHTLEELSKSQSRSSSPRQEGLLPVARKFLRPSWWPFDSSPLTLALTALWPLITHLLFQLYLQRKRRKTM